In Nocardioides sp. W7, the genomic stretch ACCTCCGACGTCCTGGTCGAGGGTCGCGCGATCGGCCAGAAGATCGGCGCGGGCGCCGTACGCGTGATGTCGTCGATCGAGAGCATGCACGAGTTCAACGCCGGCGAGGTGCTGGTCGCCGACATGACCGACCCCGACTGGGAGCCGATCATGAAGCGGGCCTCGGCGATCGTCACGAACCGCGGCGGGCGCACCTGCCACGCGGCGATCATCGCCCGCGAGCTCGGCATCCCCGCCGTCGTCGGCACCGGCTCGGCCACCAAGGACCTCGCCGACGGCCGCGAGGTGACGGTGTCCTGCGCCGAGGGCGACACCGGGCTGGTCTACGAGGGGCTGCTCGACTTCTCCGTCGAGCGCACCGAGCTGGACTCGATGCCCGACGTACCCGTGAAGATCATGATGAACGTCGGCACCCCGGAGCAGGCCTTCGCGTTCTCCCGGCTGCCCAACAAGGGCGTCGGTCTCGCGCGGCTGGAGTTCATCATCAACCGCCAGATCGGCATCCACCCGAAGGCGCTGCTCGACCTGGCCGCCGACCCGTCCTCGATCGACGCCGGCCTGCGCGCCCGGATCGAGGAGACGATCGCGGCGTACGACGGCCCGCGCGACTTCTTCGTCAAGCGGGTCGCCGAGGGGATCGCGATGATCGCGGCGGCGTTCGCGCCCGAGCCGGTGATCGTACGGATGAGTGACTTCAAGTCCAACGAGTACGCCAACCTGGTCGGCGGCGAGGCCTACGAGCCGGAGGAGGAGAACCCGATGCTCGGCTACCGCGGCGCGTCGCGGTACCTCTCCGCCGACTTCGCCGAGTGCTTCGCCATGGAGTGCGAGGCGCTGCGCCACGTGCGCGACGAGATGGGCCTGACCAACGTCCAGGTGATGATCCCGTTCGTCCGCACGCTGAAGGAGGCCCGCGGCGTCATCGACCTGCTCGCCCAGCATGGCCTCAAGCGCGGCGAGAACGGCCTGCAGGTCGTGATGATGTGCGAGCTGCCCTCGAACGCCGTGATCGCCTCGCAGTTCCTGGAGCACTTCGACGGCTTCTCGATCGGCTCCAACGACATGACCCAGCTGACCCTCGGCCTGGACCGCGACTCCGGCCTGGTCGCCGACGGCTTCGACGAGCGCGACCCCGCCGTACTCCACATGCTCGACCTGGCCATCACCGCCTGCCGCGACGCGGGCAAGTACGTCGGCATCTGCGGCCAGGGTCCCTCCGACCACCCGGACCTCGCCGAGTGGCTGCTGGAGCGGGGCATCGAGTCGATGTCGCTCAACCCGGACACGGTCGTGGACACCTGGTTGCGGTTGGCGAAGAAGTCGGTCTGAGTCTCTGCTTGCGGCCGGGCCGGTCGCCCGCAGGTTCATCACGGTATGCAGACGAGCCGGCACCTCCCACGGTGTACCCACCGTGGGAGGTGCGAATTGATCTGCATACCGTGATGAACCCGGGGCTCCCGGGATCGAGTCCTCCTAGGTCCGGAACACCGGCCACGCCAGCTCGGTCCGCCAGGCCGCGGGATCCGGGTCGTCGCCCGGCCCGACCAGGTAGACCTCCTGGACCGGTCCGGCGACGCCGATCTCGTGCTCGGCGACGTGGCTGCCGAGCACCGCGTACGAGACGTCGATGCCGTCGTGCGGGCCGGGGTGGGTGACGACCGCGACCTCCCGCGCGGGCAGCGTCAGCTTCCCGGCGTCGGTGGGGACGTAGACCAGCGCCTCGCCGACGCCGTCGGTGAACAGCTCGTGGTCGTAGAGGCCGCCCGGCGGTCCGCTTCGCGGGACGTCCGCGAGGGACGCCATCGCGTCGGCGTACCACTGCAGCACCTCGTCGTGCCGGACCCGCGCCCGCACCGCCTCGACGCGCAACGACGGGGTACGCCGCACCGACACCGCCGGCGGGGCGGCGGGCTCGAGCAGTCGGCGCAGCGCGGCCACGGCGCCGCGGGTGCGGTCGAGCTCGCGCTCGAGGCGGTCGAGGTGCACCGTCACGAGGGCGGTACGACGGTCCGGGTCGTCGGTCGCCAGCAGGGCCCGGACGTCGGCGAGCGGCATGTCGAGCTGGCGGAACCGGTGGATGACCTGGGCCTGCGGCACC encodes the following:
- the ppsA gene encoding phosphoenolpyruvate synthase, whose amino-acid sequence is MTTPDSNVNVRWFSELGLGDLEQVGGKNASLGEMVSQLSDLGVRVPNGFATTSDAFHRFIGETGLRERIAGLLDGLDTDDVRRLAEVGLEIRTEVVEQPFPEDLEADIRTAYEQLAAETEGEPSFAVRSSATAEDLPDASFAGQQETFLNVRGIDAILLAIREVFASLYNDRAIAYRVHHGFAHGDVGLSAGVQRMVRSDIGSSGVLFTMDTESGFTDAVFVTSAYGLGEGVVQGAVNPDEFYVYKPALRAGRPAILKRGVGGKATKMVYTDDARVGRTTEFIDVAPADSRLLSLTDAEVEELARHALVIEEHYGRPMDVEWGKDGIDGRLYILQARPETVQSRATGALERYKMPKGVTSDVLVEGRAIGQKIGAGAVRVMSSIESMHEFNAGEVLVADMTDPDWEPIMKRASAIVTNRGGRTCHAAIIARELGIPAVVGTGSATKDLADGREVTVSCAEGDTGLVYEGLLDFSVERTELDSMPDVPVKIMMNVGTPEQAFAFSRLPNKGVGLARLEFIINRQIGIHPKALLDLAADPSSIDAGLRARIEETIAAYDGPRDFFVKRVAEGIAMIAAAFAPEPVIVRMSDFKSNEYANLVGGEAYEPEEENPMLGYRGASRYLSADFAECFAMECEALRHVRDEMGLTNVQVMIPFVRTLKEARGVIDLLAQHGLKRGENGLQVVMMCELPSNAVIASQFLEHFDGFSIGSNDMTQLTLGLDRDSGLVADGFDERDPAVLHMLDLAITACRDAGKYVGICGQGPSDHPDLAEWLLERGIESMSLNPDTVVDTWLRLAKKSV
- a CDS encoding MerR family transcriptional regulator; amino-acid sequence: MTRSGLTIGEFSRITHLSIRTLRRYHEAGLLEPAAVDPASGYRSYALDQVPQAQVIHRFRQLDMPLADVRALLATDDPDRRTALVTVHLDRLERELDRTRGAVAALRRLLEPAAPPAVSVRRTPSLRVEAVRARVRHDEVLQWYADAMASLADVPRSGPPGGLYDHELFTDGVGEALVYVPTDAGKLTLPAREVAVVTHPGPHDGIDVSYAVLGSHVAEHEIGVAGPVQEVYLVGPGDDPDPAAWRTELAWPVFRT